From Halomarina ordinaria:
CGAGCGCGTCAGTACGGACTACGGGAGTCAGGGCAGCGCGATGAACGAGGGGCGCCTCGACGTCGGGGCGGGGACGTTCGTCAACTTCTCCGTCGAGCCGAGCTGGCTCCAGGAGATGAAGTCCACGACCGACCTCCGGGTGCTCGACTTCCCGGACGAGGTCATCGGCGAACTGGAGGACGACCCGGCCATCGTCATCAGCGAGATCGAGACGGGGGAGCTCGACGGGTACGCCTATCTCCCCGAGCCCCTCCGGACGCCCGCGCTGTCGTACAACTTCGTCGTCCGCAACGACGCCGACTACGACACCATCTACACCTACCTGGAGACCGTCTACGGGAACCGCGAGGCGCTCCAGGAGCGCAACCAGCTGATGGCGCCGCTCGCCGAGGGCGAACAGTTCCTCGCGAACCCCTACGAGATGCCGTTCCACCCCGCCGCCGCTGACTTCTACGAGGAGCAAGGGGTCTGGAGCGACGAGTACGAACGCGGCGATGAGTGAGACGGCCCACGCCGGCGGGATGGCGCGCGTACGGGCGACGTTCCGCGGCGTCGTGGAGGGCCGGAGCGCCGGCGAGTTGGCCCTGTGGCTGCTCATCGGCCTCCTCGGCGTCGGCCTCACGGTCTACACCCTGTACCACGCGCGGTTCCAGACGCTCGTCAGGACGCGCCACTCGAACGTCTTCCTCGGCGTCGGCCTCGCGCTGTTCTACCTCTACGAGACCCAGAAACACCTGTACGGGACCGAGGACGTGACGGCCTACCGCGAACGCGACCCGACGCCCGAGGGGAGCGCCCTCTCGGGGCTGCGGAGCGTCGGGCGCTTCGACTGGCTGCTGACGCTCGTCTCGGCCGTCGTCACCCTGCTCGCGGCGGCGTACGTCGAGACGAACTTCGACCGCCTGCTGGAGGACGCCGTCGTCGTGGGGTACACCCAGATGGACCACCTCGTGGGGCTGGTCATCGTCGCGCTCGTCGTCGACGCCACCCGGCGCGCCTACGGATGGGCCATCACATCGGTGGTGCTCGCCGCCATCGCCTACGCGCTGGTCGGCCCCTGGCTCCCGGGCTTTCTCGGCCACACCGGCATGGACCTGACCGACGTCGCCCGGTACGGGGCCATCGGGCTGTCCGGCACCTACGGGTTCATCCTCGGCGTCGGGACGACCTGGGTGGCCGTCTTCATCATGTTCGCCGGCCTCGCGCAGGCGTACGGCGCGCTCGATTACGTCCTCGACGTGGGCGAGGAGGCCGGCTCCAGACTCAAGACCGGCGTCGTCCAGATGGCCGTCGTCTCCAGCATGGCGATGGGCTCCATCACGGGGAGCGCGGCGGCCAACACCGCGACGACGGGGAGTTTCACCATCCCGATGATGCAGCGCCAGGGCGTCCGCGACGACTTCGCGGCCGCCATCGAGAGCGTCGCCTCCTCGGGCGGCCAGATGATGCCGCCCGTGATGGGCGTCGCGGCGTTCCTGATGGCCGACCTGCTCGGCATCAGCTACGTCGACGTGCTGCAGGCGGCGCTGATACCCGCGATACTGTTCTACTTCAGCGTCGGCGTCGCCGTCCAGTTCGCCGTCCTCCGGTACGGCTGGACCACCGAGCGGACGGGGTCGTTCGACCCGCGGGTCCTCCTGAAGGGCGTCCACTTCGCGGTCCCGCTGGCTGTACTGGTGGTGACGCTCGTCTACTACCGGTTGACGCCGCTGAGCGCCGGGCTCTACACGACGCTGGTGATGGTACCGACGGTCTTCGTCCGCGACCTCGCGGTCGAGGGCGCGAGCCTCGGGACGCTCTGGGGGACGCTGGTGGACACGGTCGCCGGGTTGCGCGACGGCGCGCTCGACATGGCGCCGCTGGTGGGCGTGCTCGCGGCGATGGGTATCATCATCGAGATGCTCACCCAGACGGGGTTGGCGAACAAGGTGAGCTTCCGGATGGTCGGGCTGGCCGGCGGGGTGTTCGTCGCCGTCCTGCTGATGGCGATGGTGCTCAGCATCGTCTTCGGGCTGGGGATGCCGACGCCCGCGGCGTACATCCTCGTCGTCATCCTCGTCGCGCCGGGCATCATCGAGGTGGGCGTCCCGGAACTCGTCGCCCACCTGTTCGTGTTCTACTTCGCGATGCTGTCGGCCATCACCCCGCCCGTGGCGGTGGCGGTGGCCGTCGGCG
This genomic window contains:
- a CDS encoding TRAP transporter permease, which encodes MSETAHAGGMARVRATFRGVVEGRSAGELALWLLIGLLGVGLTVYTLYHARFQTLVRTRHSNVFLGVGLALFYLYETQKHLYGTEDVTAYRERDPTPEGSALSGLRSVGRFDWLLTLVSAVVTLLAAAYVETNFDRLLEDAVVVGYTQMDHLVGLVIVALVVDATRRAYGWAITSVVLAAIAYALVGPWLPGFLGHTGMDLTDVARYGAIGLSGTYGFILGVGTTWVAVFIMFAGLAQAYGALDYVLDVGEEAGSRLKTGVVQMAVVSSMAMGSITGSAAANTATTGSFTIPMMQRQGVRDDFAAAIESVASSGGQMMPPVMGVAAFLMADLLGISYVDVLQAALIPAILFYFSVGVAVQFAVLRYGWTTERTGSFDPRVLLKGVHFAVPLAVLVVTLVYYRLTPLSAGLYTTLVMVPTVFVRDLAVEGASLGTLWGTLVDTVAGLRDGALDMAPLVGVLAAMGIIIEMLTQTGLANKVSFRMVGLAGGVFVAVLLMAMVLSIVFGLGMPTPAAYILVVILVAPGIIEVGVPELVAHLFVFYFAMLSAITPPVAVAVAVGARIADADFLRTGKQAMRLGAAGFFIPFAFVTNESLIIWSFPATPIHAAVVAIGVVALVAATIGYDGANTLGGAPRLAYLALAVGALYAPMLMVQAGCALLVVLALGLAQQGRLPAVATSTRER